The following coding sequences lie in one Glycine max cultivar Williams 82 chromosome 19, Glycine_max_v4.0, whole genome shotgun sequence genomic window:
- the LOC100783842 gene encoding membrane steroid-binding protein 2: MGLYTSVMEEISFYTGLSPAAFFTILAMMVVVYRTVSGMFVSPEDYNKPPVVSARANSRLDESEPPREPVQLGEITDRELRAYDGSDPSKPLLMAIKGQIYDVSNGRNFYGPGGPYAMFAGKECSRALALLSFKPDDINGNLEGLGEEELTILEDWEFKFIEKYPKVGQLIAEQRTRQNEFKEQTQDNLDNPNECKEEEK, translated from the exons ATGGGTTTATACACGAGCGTGATGGAAGAGATAAGTTTTTACACAGGGCTATCTCCCGCTGCGTTTTTCACCATTTTGGCTATGATGGTCGTCGTTTACAGAACCGTGAGCGGCATGTTTGTGTCCCCCGAAGACTACAACAAGCCCCCCGTCGTTTCGGCCCGAGCCAATTCCCGGTTAGACGAGTCCGAGCCGCCGCGCGAACCGGTCCAATTGGGCGAAATAACGGACCGGGAATTGCGAGCCTACGATGGCTCCGACCCCAGCAAACCCCTCCTGATGGCAATCAAAGGCCAGATCTATGACGTGTCCAATGGCAG GAATTTTTATGGTCCCGGAGGACCATATGCAATGTTTGCAGGAAAGGAATGTAGCAGAGCCCTTGCACTCCTGTCTTTTAAACCTGATGACATTAATGGGAACCTCGAAGGTTTAGGTGAGGAAGAGCTTACAATTTTAGAGGACTGGGAATTTAAATTCATAGAAAAGTATCCGAAAGTTGGCCAGCTCATTGCAGAACAAAGAACTCGGCAAAATGAGTTCAAAGAACAAACTCAAGACAATTTGGACAACCCTAATGAATGCAAGGAGGAAGAAAAATAG